From Tachypleus tridentatus isolate NWPU-2018 chromosome 8, ASM421037v1, whole genome shotgun sequence, a single genomic window includes:
- the LOC143258637 gene encoding glutamate receptor ionotropic, kainate 1-like isoform X4: MLSYHKSRVFFQFGVLYLVFSFPSSLTSVVKIGGLMEENDKEIENAYQAGVDRINGDSSILPTKQLSIQLSKLNAEDTFHTFQAACQLLSSGIIGFIGPTSLSPSSLIQSASSFFEIPHVHLQWDYRLVSNSFSLFMYPSIAVVSRAFRDIVETRGWKSYTIVYEDNEALIKLKELLKRDKEKTAKVSIRQLKPGMSYKKLVKDIGKQGETNIIVDISTWRIKEFFKEARDIGMMTEYHNYLITSLDVHTVDLRDFQRGRTNITCFQLVSPVDNQERWEWVYKDGRYKKVFRQETLLKTQAALVYDALKVFALSVHNISYYQTVRNQKIFCDEPQPWKQGSLLLSIMKKVKFKGLTGLVEFDQNGMRTSISLDILELKEEGLKKVGSWNQQTGVKFTTPYKEVLDDVMRQLRNRTLKIVTIINPPYTMLKEPTDQLNGNDQFEGYCVDIIREISRILGFKYHIHLVRDGAHGTKSELGEWNGMIRELIDKEADLILADLTITYEREEAVDFTMPFMNLGISILFRKPMKKVPKLFSFLSPLSFEVWIYMATAYLGVSILLFILARLTPYEWVPSHPCDQDSGVLENQFTLLNSFWFTIGSLMQQGTEIAPKTTSTRIIATMWWFFTLIMISSYTANLAAFLTIQRMKSPIESADDLAAQTSIQYGCLNSGSTKTFFKESNIFSYKKMWAVMQAQPSVFTDSNQQGVERVLKGNYAYFMESTSIEYITERNCELEQIGGLLDSKGYGIATPEGSPYRTPISNAILRLQEDGVLHLLKEKWWSNKKEERCGQEEKKTSSSTSELDLANVGGMFVVLLAGLGFACIISVIEFIWKTKRLSKNERKGIYY; the protein is encoded by the exons GTGGTTTAATGGAGGAAAATGACAAGGAAATTGAAAATGCTTACCAGGCTGGTGTAGACAGAATTAATGGAGACAGCAGTATCCTTCCCACCAAGCAGTTGTCAATACAACTAAGCAAACTAAATGCTGAAGACACGTTCCACACGTTTCAAGCCG caTGCCAGCTACTGAGCTCTGGAATTATTGGTTTCATTGGCCCAACTTCTCTGTCTCCGTCATCTCTCATCCAATCAGCTTCAAGTTTTTTTGAAATACCTCATGTTCACTTACAATGGGATTACCGACTTGTTTCAAATAGCTTCTCGCTCTTTATGTACCCCAGCATAGCAGTGGTCAGTCGAGCATTTCGGGATATCGTTGAAACGAGAGGCTGGAAGTCCTATACGATAGTTTACGAAGACAATGAAG CTCTGATTAAGCTCAAGGAACTCTTGAAGAGAGATAAAGAAAAAACAGCAAAGGTTTCGATTCGTCAACTAAAACCAGGAATGAGTTACAAAAAACTAGTTAAAGACATTGGCAAGCAAGGAGAAACGAATATCATAGTTGATATATCTACCTGGAGAATTAAGGAGTTTTTTAAGGAG GCACGAGATATAGGAATGATGACCGAATACCACAATTACCTTATAACTTCTTTG GACGTGCATACGGTTGACCTGAGGGATTTCCAGAGAGGAAGAACTAATATCACATGTTTCCAGCTGGTTAGTCCTGTTGATAACCAAGAACGATGGGAGTGGGTTTATAAAGACGGACGTTACAAGAAAGTATTTCGTCAGGAAACGTTGCTTAAG ACACAAGCTGCCTTGGTCTACGATGCACTGAAAGTGTTTGCTCTGAGCGTACATAATATAAGCTACTATCAAACAGTTCGTAACCAGAAGATATTCTGTGATGAACCACAGCCTTGGAAGCAAGGAAGTTTGCTTTTAAGTATTATGAAAAAG GTAAAATTTAAAGGTCTCACAGGATTAGTTGAATTTGATCAAAATGGGATGCGAACCAGTATTTCACTTGACATCCTTGAATTGAAAGAAGAGGGACTCAAAAAG GTCGGATCATGGAATCAGCAGACCGGGGTTAAGTTCACAACACCATATAAGGAAGTTTTAGATGACGTCATGCGTCAGTTGAggaaccgaacattgaagatagtAACAATTATT AATCCACCCTATACGATGTTAAAGGAACCGACTGACCAGCTAAATGGGAACGACCAATTTGAAGGCTATTGTGTAGATATAATAAGAGAGATTTCTAGGATCTTAGGGTTCAAATACCACATACACCTAGTTCGTGACGGAGCTCATGGTACTAAGAGTGAGCTCGGAGAATGGAATGGCATGATACGAGAACTGATCGATAAG gAAGCTGATTTGATTCTTGCCGACTTGACCATTACTTACGAAAGAGAAGAAGCCGTAGATTTCACAATGCCCTTCATGAATCTAGGAATAAGTATTCTTTTCAGGAAACCCATGAAAAAGGTTCCTAAGTTATTTTCTTTCCTATCACCTCTTTCCTTCGAGGTCTGGATTTATATGGCTACAGCCTACTTGGGTGTTAGCATACTTCTTTTTATACTAGCACGGCTAACGCCCTACGAGTGGGTGCCTTCCCACCCCTGTGACCAAGACTCGGGTGTTTTAGAAAATCAGTTTACTTTGCTTAATAGTTTCTGGTTCACCATAGGATCCCTGATGCAACAAGGGACGGAGATAGCTCCGAA AACAACATCAACACGTATTATAGCTACTATGTGGTGGTTTTTTACACTAATAATGATTTCATCGTATACTGCTAATCTCGCGGCGTTTTTAACAATACAAAGGATGAAATCGCCAATAGAAAGTGCTGATGATTTAGCTGCACAAACATCAATCCAATACGGATGCTTAAATTCTGGATCTACTAAAACGTTTTTCAAG GAATCCAATATTTTTTCGTATAAAAAGATGTGGGCTGTAATGCAGGCGCAGCCATCGGTTTTTACTGACTCAAATCAGCAAGGTGTCGAAAGAGTTCTCAAAGGAAATTATGCTTATTTCATGGAATCTACATCCATTGAGTACATAACGGAAAGAAACTGTGAATTAGAGCAAATAGGTGGACTATTAGATTCAAAGGGCTACGGGATAGCAACTCCAGAAG GATCACCATATCGAACTCCAATTTCCAACGCTATCTTACGGTTGCAGGAGGATGGAGTTTTACACTTACTGAAAGAAAAGTGGTGGTCTAACAAGAAAGAAGAACGTTGtggacaagaagaaaaaaagactaGTTCCTCCACCAGTGAACTTGACCTTGCCAACGTAGGAGGAATGTTTGTCGTCCTTCTTGCTGGACTTGGATTTGCTTGTATAATTTCGGTTATCGAATTTATTTGGAAAACAAAACGATTGTCTAAGAATGAAAGA AAAGGGATCTACTATTAA
- the LOC143258637 gene encoding glutamate receptor ionotropic, kainate 1-like isoform X5, with translation MLSYHKSRVFFQFGVLYLVFSFPSSLTSVVKIGGLMEENDKEIENAYQAGVDRINGDSSILPTKQLSIQLSKLNAEDTFHTFQAACQLLSSGIIGFIGPTSLSPSSLIQSASSFFEIPHVHLQWDYRLVSNSFSLFMYPSIAVVSRAFRDIVETRGWKSYTIVYEDNEALIKLKELLKRDKEKTAKVSIRQLKPGMSYKKLVKDIGKQGETNIIVDISTWRIKEFFKEARDIGMMTEYHNYLITSLDVHTVDLRDFQRGRTNITCFQLVSPVDNQERWEWVYKDGRYKKVFRQETLLKTQAALVYDALKVFALSVHNISYYQTVRNQKIFCDEPQPWKQGSLLLSIMKKVGSWNQQTGVKFTTPYKEVLDDVMRQLRNRTLKIVTIINPPYTMLKEPTDQLNGNDQFEGYCVDIIREISRILGFKYHIHLVRDGAHGTKSELGEWNGMIRELIDKEADLILADLTITYEREEAVDFTMPFMNLGISILFRKPMKKVPKLFSFLSPLSFEVWIYMATAYLGVSILLFILARLTPYEWVPSHPCDQDSGVLENQFTLLNSFWFTIGSLMQQGTEIAPKTTSTRIIATMWWFFTLIMISSYTANLAAFLTIQRMKSPIESADDLAAQTSIQYGCLNSGSTKTFFKESNIFSYKKMWAVMQAQPSVFTDSNQQGVERVLKGNYAYFMESTSIEYITERNCELEQIGGLLDSKGYGIATPEGSPYRTPISNAILRLQEDGVLHLLKEKWWSNKKEERCGQEEKKTSSSTSELDLANVGGMFVVLLAGLGFACIISVIEFIWKTKRLSKNERNSVILEFAREIRNIICCVLSSYRVKISSE, from the exons GTGGTTTAATGGAGGAAAATGACAAGGAAATTGAAAATGCTTACCAGGCTGGTGTAGACAGAATTAATGGAGACAGCAGTATCCTTCCCACCAAGCAGTTGTCAATACAACTAAGCAAACTAAATGCTGAAGACACGTTCCACACGTTTCAAGCCG caTGCCAGCTACTGAGCTCTGGAATTATTGGTTTCATTGGCCCAACTTCTCTGTCTCCGTCATCTCTCATCCAATCAGCTTCAAGTTTTTTTGAAATACCTCATGTTCACTTACAATGGGATTACCGACTTGTTTCAAATAGCTTCTCGCTCTTTATGTACCCCAGCATAGCAGTGGTCAGTCGAGCATTTCGGGATATCGTTGAAACGAGAGGCTGGAAGTCCTATACGATAGTTTACGAAGACAATGAAG CTCTGATTAAGCTCAAGGAACTCTTGAAGAGAGATAAAGAAAAAACAGCAAAGGTTTCGATTCGTCAACTAAAACCAGGAATGAGTTACAAAAAACTAGTTAAAGACATTGGCAAGCAAGGAGAAACGAATATCATAGTTGATATATCTACCTGGAGAATTAAGGAGTTTTTTAAGGAG GCACGAGATATAGGAATGATGACCGAATACCACAATTACCTTATAACTTCTTTG GACGTGCATACGGTTGACCTGAGGGATTTCCAGAGAGGAAGAACTAATATCACATGTTTCCAGCTGGTTAGTCCTGTTGATAACCAAGAACGATGGGAGTGGGTTTATAAAGACGGACGTTACAAGAAAGTATTTCGTCAGGAAACGTTGCTTAAG ACACAAGCTGCCTTGGTCTACGATGCACTGAAAGTGTTTGCTCTGAGCGTACATAATATAAGCTACTATCAAACAGTTCGTAACCAGAAGATATTCTGTGATGAACCACAGCCTTGGAAGCAAGGAAGTTTGCTTTTAAGTATTATGAAAAAG GTCGGATCATGGAATCAGCAGACCGGGGTTAAGTTCACAACACCATATAAGGAAGTTTTAGATGACGTCATGCGTCAGTTGAggaaccgaacattgaagatagtAACAATTATT AATCCACCCTATACGATGTTAAAGGAACCGACTGACCAGCTAAATGGGAACGACCAATTTGAAGGCTATTGTGTAGATATAATAAGAGAGATTTCTAGGATCTTAGGGTTCAAATACCACATACACCTAGTTCGTGACGGAGCTCATGGTACTAAGAGTGAGCTCGGAGAATGGAATGGCATGATACGAGAACTGATCGATAAG gAAGCTGATTTGATTCTTGCCGACTTGACCATTACTTACGAAAGAGAAGAAGCCGTAGATTTCACAATGCCCTTCATGAATCTAGGAATAAGTATTCTTTTCAGGAAACCCATGAAAAAGGTTCCTAAGTTATTTTCTTTCCTATCACCTCTTTCCTTCGAGGTCTGGATTTATATGGCTACAGCCTACTTGGGTGTTAGCATACTTCTTTTTATACTAGCACGGCTAACGCCCTACGAGTGGGTGCCTTCCCACCCCTGTGACCAAGACTCGGGTGTTTTAGAAAATCAGTTTACTTTGCTTAATAGTTTCTGGTTCACCATAGGATCCCTGATGCAACAAGGGACGGAGATAGCTCCGAA AACAACATCAACACGTATTATAGCTACTATGTGGTGGTTTTTTACACTAATAATGATTTCATCGTATACTGCTAATCTCGCGGCGTTTTTAACAATACAAAGGATGAAATCGCCAATAGAAAGTGCTGATGATTTAGCTGCACAAACATCAATCCAATACGGATGCTTAAATTCTGGATCTACTAAAACGTTTTTCAAG GAATCCAATATTTTTTCGTATAAAAAGATGTGGGCTGTAATGCAGGCGCAGCCATCGGTTTTTACTGACTCAAATCAGCAAGGTGTCGAAAGAGTTCTCAAAGGAAATTATGCTTATTTCATGGAATCTACATCCATTGAGTACATAACGGAAAGAAACTGTGAATTAGAGCAAATAGGTGGACTATTAGATTCAAAGGGCTACGGGATAGCAACTCCAGAAG GATCACCATATCGAACTCCAATTTCCAACGCTATCTTACGGTTGCAGGAGGATGGAGTTTTACACTTACTGAAAGAAAAGTGGTGGTCTAACAAGAAAGAAGAACGTTGtggacaagaagaaaaaaagactaGTTCCTCCACCAGTGAACTTGACCTTGCCAACGTAGGAGGAATGTTTGTCGTCCTTCTTGCTGGACTTGGATTTGCTTGTATAATTTCGGTTATCGAATTTATTTGGAAAACAAAACGATTGTCTAAGAATGAAAGA AATTCCGTCATCTTGGAATTTGCGCgcgaaataagaaatattatatgcTGTGTTTTGTCCTCCTATAGAGTTAAAATTTCATCGGAATGA
- the LOC143258637 gene encoding glutamate receptor ionotropic, kainate 1-like isoform X2 codes for MLSYHKSRVFFQFGVLYLVFSFPSSLTSVVKIGGLMEENDKEIENAYQAGVDRINGDSSILPTKQLSIQLSKLNAEDTFHTFQAACQLLSSGIIGFIGPTSLSPSSLIQSASSFFEIPHVHLQWDYRLVSNSFSLFMYPSIAVVSRAFRDIVETRGWKSYTIVYEDNEALIKLKELLKRDKEKTAKVSIRQLKPGMSYKKLVKDIGKQGETNIIVDISTWRIKEFFKEARDIGMMTEYHNYLITSLDVHTVDLRDFQRGRTNITCFQLVSPVDNQERWEWVYKDGRYKKVFRQETLLKTQAALVYDALKVFALSVHNISYYQTVRNQKIFCDEPQPWKQGSLLLSIMKKVKFKGLTGLVEFDQNGMRTSISLDILELKEEGLKKVGSWNQQTGVKFTTPYKEVLDDVMRQLRNRTLKIVTIINPPYTMLKEPTDQLNGNDQFEGYCVDIIREISRILGFKYHIHLVRDGAHGTKSELGEWNGMIRELIDKEADLILADLTITYEREEAVDFTMPFMNLGISILFRKPMKKVPKLFSFLSPLSFEVWIYMATAYLGVSILLFILARLTPYEWVPSHPCDQDSGVLENQFTLLNSFWFTIGSLMQQGTEIAPKTTSTRIIATMWWFFTLIMISSYTANLAAFLTIQRMKSPIESADDLAAQTSIQYGCLNSGSTKTFFKESNIFSYKKMWAVMQAQPSVFTDSNQQGVERVLKGNYAYFMESTSIEYITERNCELEQIGGLLDSKGYGIATPEGSPYRTPISNAILRLQEDGVLHLLKEKWWSNKKEERCGQEEKKTSSSTSELDLANVGGMFVVLLAGLGFACIISVIEFIWKTKRLSKNERCQNTRGND; via the exons GTGGTTTAATGGAGGAAAATGACAAGGAAATTGAAAATGCTTACCAGGCTGGTGTAGACAGAATTAATGGAGACAGCAGTATCCTTCCCACCAAGCAGTTGTCAATACAACTAAGCAAACTAAATGCTGAAGACACGTTCCACACGTTTCAAGCCG caTGCCAGCTACTGAGCTCTGGAATTATTGGTTTCATTGGCCCAACTTCTCTGTCTCCGTCATCTCTCATCCAATCAGCTTCAAGTTTTTTTGAAATACCTCATGTTCACTTACAATGGGATTACCGACTTGTTTCAAATAGCTTCTCGCTCTTTATGTACCCCAGCATAGCAGTGGTCAGTCGAGCATTTCGGGATATCGTTGAAACGAGAGGCTGGAAGTCCTATACGATAGTTTACGAAGACAATGAAG CTCTGATTAAGCTCAAGGAACTCTTGAAGAGAGATAAAGAAAAAACAGCAAAGGTTTCGATTCGTCAACTAAAACCAGGAATGAGTTACAAAAAACTAGTTAAAGACATTGGCAAGCAAGGAGAAACGAATATCATAGTTGATATATCTACCTGGAGAATTAAGGAGTTTTTTAAGGAG GCACGAGATATAGGAATGATGACCGAATACCACAATTACCTTATAACTTCTTTG GACGTGCATACGGTTGACCTGAGGGATTTCCAGAGAGGAAGAACTAATATCACATGTTTCCAGCTGGTTAGTCCTGTTGATAACCAAGAACGATGGGAGTGGGTTTATAAAGACGGACGTTACAAGAAAGTATTTCGTCAGGAAACGTTGCTTAAG ACACAAGCTGCCTTGGTCTACGATGCACTGAAAGTGTTTGCTCTGAGCGTACATAATATAAGCTACTATCAAACAGTTCGTAACCAGAAGATATTCTGTGATGAACCACAGCCTTGGAAGCAAGGAAGTTTGCTTTTAAGTATTATGAAAAAG GTAAAATTTAAAGGTCTCACAGGATTAGTTGAATTTGATCAAAATGGGATGCGAACCAGTATTTCACTTGACATCCTTGAATTGAAAGAAGAGGGACTCAAAAAG GTCGGATCATGGAATCAGCAGACCGGGGTTAAGTTCACAACACCATATAAGGAAGTTTTAGATGACGTCATGCGTCAGTTGAggaaccgaacattgaagatagtAACAATTATT AATCCACCCTATACGATGTTAAAGGAACCGACTGACCAGCTAAATGGGAACGACCAATTTGAAGGCTATTGTGTAGATATAATAAGAGAGATTTCTAGGATCTTAGGGTTCAAATACCACATACACCTAGTTCGTGACGGAGCTCATGGTACTAAGAGTGAGCTCGGAGAATGGAATGGCATGATACGAGAACTGATCGATAAG gAAGCTGATTTGATTCTTGCCGACTTGACCATTACTTACGAAAGAGAAGAAGCCGTAGATTTCACAATGCCCTTCATGAATCTAGGAATAAGTATTCTTTTCAGGAAACCCATGAAAAAGGTTCCTAAGTTATTTTCTTTCCTATCACCTCTTTCCTTCGAGGTCTGGATTTATATGGCTACAGCCTACTTGGGTGTTAGCATACTTCTTTTTATACTAGCACGGCTAACGCCCTACGAGTGGGTGCCTTCCCACCCCTGTGACCAAGACTCGGGTGTTTTAGAAAATCAGTTTACTTTGCTTAATAGTTTCTGGTTCACCATAGGATCCCTGATGCAACAAGGGACGGAGATAGCTCCGAA AACAACATCAACACGTATTATAGCTACTATGTGGTGGTTTTTTACACTAATAATGATTTCATCGTATACTGCTAATCTCGCGGCGTTTTTAACAATACAAAGGATGAAATCGCCAATAGAAAGTGCTGATGATTTAGCTGCACAAACATCAATCCAATACGGATGCTTAAATTCTGGATCTACTAAAACGTTTTTCAAG GAATCCAATATTTTTTCGTATAAAAAGATGTGGGCTGTAATGCAGGCGCAGCCATCGGTTTTTACTGACTCAAATCAGCAAGGTGTCGAAAGAGTTCTCAAAGGAAATTATGCTTATTTCATGGAATCTACATCCATTGAGTACATAACGGAAAGAAACTGTGAATTAGAGCAAATAGGTGGACTATTAGATTCAAAGGGCTACGGGATAGCAACTCCAGAAG GATCACCATATCGAACTCCAATTTCCAACGCTATCTTACGGTTGCAGGAGGATGGAGTTTTACACTTACTGAAAGAAAAGTGGTGGTCTAACAAGAAAGAAGAACGTTGtggacaagaagaaaaaaagactaGTTCCTCCACCAGTGAACTTGACCTTGCCAACGTAGGAGGAATGTTTGTCGTCCTTCTTGCTGGACTTGGATTTGCTTGTATAATTTCGGTTATCGAATTTATTTGGAAAACAAAACGATTGTCTAAGAATGAAAGA TGTCAGAACACAAGAGGAAACGATTAA
- the LOC143258637 gene encoding glutamate receptor ionotropic, kainate 2-like isoform X1 has protein sequence MLSYHKSRVFFQFGVLYLVFSFPSSLTSVVKIGGLMEENDKEIENAYQAGVDRINGDSSILPTKQLSIQLSKLNAEDTFHTFQAACQLLSSGIIGFIGPTSLSPSSLIQSASSFFEIPHVHLQWDYRLVSNSFSLFMYPSIAVVSRAFRDIVETRGWKSYTIVYEDNEALIKLKELLKRDKEKTAKVSIRQLKPGMSYKKLVKDIGKQGETNIIVDISTWRIKEFFKEARDIGMMTEYHNYLITSLDVHTVDLRDFQRGRTNITCFQLVSPVDNQERWEWVYKDGRYKKVFRQETLLKTQAALVYDALKVFALSVHNISYYQTVRNQKIFCDEPQPWKQGSLLLSIMKKVKFKGLTGLVEFDQNGMRTSISLDILELKEEGLKKVGSWNQQTGVKFTTPYKEVLDDVMRQLRNRTLKIVTIINPPYTMLKEPTDQLNGNDQFEGYCVDIIREISRILGFKYHIHLVRDGAHGTKSELGEWNGMIRELIDKEADLILADLTITYEREEAVDFTMPFMNLGISILFRKPMKKVPKLFSFLSPLSFEVWIYMATAYLGVSILLFILARLTPYEWVPSHPCDQDSGVLENQFTLLNSFWFTIGSLMQQGTEIAPKTTSTRIIATMWWFFTLIMISSYTANLAAFLTIQRMKSPIESADDLAAQTSIQYGCLNSGSTKTFFKESNIFSYKKMWAVMQAQPSVFTDSNQQGVERVLKGNYAYFMESTSIEYITERNCELEQIGGLLDSKGYGIATPEGSPYRTPISNAILRLQEDGVLHLLKEKWWSNKKEERCGQEEKKTSSSTSELDLANVGGMFVVLLAGLGFACIISVIEFIWKTKRLSKNERNSVILEFAREIRNIICCVLSSYRVKISSE, from the exons GTGGTTTAATGGAGGAAAATGACAAGGAAATTGAAAATGCTTACCAGGCTGGTGTAGACAGAATTAATGGAGACAGCAGTATCCTTCCCACCAAGCAGTTGTCAATACAACTAAGCAAACTAAATGCTGAAGACACGTTCCACACGTTTCAAGCCG caTGCCAGCTACTGAGCTCTGGAATTATTGGTTTCATTGGCCCAACTTCTCTGTCTCCGTCATCTCTCATCCAATCAGCTTCAAGTTTTTTTGAAATACCTCATGTTCACTTACAATGGGATTACCGACTTGTTTCAAATAGCTTCTCGCTCTTTATGTACCCCAGCATAGCAGTGGTCAGTCGAGCATTTCGGGATATCGTTGAAACGAGAGGCTGGAAGTCCTATACGATAGTTTACGAAGACAATGAAG CTCTGATTAAGCTCAAGGAACTCTTGAAGAGAGATAAAGAAAAAACAGCAAAGGTTTCGATTCGTCAACTAAAACCAGGAATGAGTTACAAAAAACTAGTTAAAGACATTGGCAAGCAAGGAGAAACGAATATCATAGTTGATATATCTACCTGGAGAATTAAGGAGTTTTTTAAGGAG GCACGAGATATAGGAATGATGACCGAATACCACAATTACCTTATAACTTCTTTG GACGTGCATACGGTTGACCTGAGGGATTTCCAGAGAGGAAGAACTAATATCACATGTTTCCAGCTGGTTAGTCCTGTTGATAACCAAGAACGATGGGAGTGGGTTTATAAAGACGGACGTTACAAGAAAGTATTTCGTCAGGAAACGTTGCTTAAG ACACAAGCTGCCTTGGTCTACGATGCACTGAAAGTGTTTGCTCTGAGCGTACATAATATAAGCTACTATCAAACAGTTCGTAACCAGAAGATATTCTGTGATGAACCACAGCCTTGGAAGCAAGGAAGTTTGCTTTTAAGTATTATGAAAAAG GTAAAATTTAAAGGTCTCACAGGATTAGTTGAATTTGATCAAAATGGGATGCGAACCAGTATTTCACTTGACATCCTTGAATTGAAAGAAGAGGGACTCAAAAAG GTCGGATCATGGAATCAGCAGACCGGGGTTAAGTTCACAACACCATATAAGGAAGTTTTAGATGACGTCATGCGTCAGTTGAggaaccgaacattgaagatagtAACAATTATT AATCCACCCTATACGATGTTAAAGGAACCGACTGACCAGCTAAATGGGAACGACCAATTTGAAGGCTATTGTGTAGATATAATAAGAGAGATTTCTAGGATCTTAGGGTTCAAATACCACATACACCTAGTTCGTGACGGAGCTCATGGTACTAAGAGTGAGCTCGGAGAATGGAATGGCATGATACGAGAACTGATCGATAAG gAAGCTGATTTGATTCTTGCCGACTTGACCATTACTTACGAAAGAGAAGAAGCCGTAGATTTCACAATGCCCTTCATGAATCTAGGAATAAGTATTCTTTTCAGGAAACCCATGAAAAAGGTTCCTAAGTTATTTTCTTTCCTATCACCTCTTTCCTTCGAGGTCTGGATTTATATGGCTACAGCCTACTTGGGTGTTAGCATACTTCTTTTTATACTAGCACGGCTAACGCCCTACGAGTGGGTGCCTTCCCACCCCTGTGACCAAGACTCGGGTGTTTTAGAAAATCAGTTTACTTTGCTTAATAGTTTCTGGTTCACCATAGGATCCCTGATGCAACAAGGGACGGAGATAGCTCCGAA AACAACATCAACACGTATTATAGCTACTATGTGGTGGTTTTTTACACTAATAATGATTTCATCGTATACTGCTAATCTCGCGGCGTTTTTAACAATACAAAGGATGAAATCGCCAATAGAAAGTGCTGATGATTTAGCTGCACAAACATCAATCCAATACGGATGCTTAAATTCTGGATCTACTAAAACGTTTTTCAAG GAATCCAATATTTTTTCGTATAAAAAGATGTGGGCTGTAATGCAGGCGCAGCCATCGGTTTTTACTGACTCAAATCAGCAAGGTGTCGAAAGAGTTCTCAAAGGAAATTATGCTTATTTCATGGAATCTACATCCATTGAGTACATAACGGAAAGAAACTGTGAATTAGAGCAAATAGGTGGACTATTAGATTCAAAGGGCTACGGGATAGCAACTCCAGAAG GATCACCATATCGAACTCCAATTTCCAACGCTATCTTACGGTTGCAGGAGGATGGAGTTTTACACTTACTGAAAGAAAAGTGGTGGTCTAACAAGAAAGAAGAACGTTGtggacaagaagaaaaaaagactaGTTCCTCCACCAGTGAACTTGACCTTGCCAACGTAGGAGGAATGTTTGTCGTCCTTCTTGCTGGACTTGGATTTGCTTGTATAATTTCGGTTATCGAATTTATTTGGAAAACAAAACGATTGTCTAAGAATGAAAGA AATTCCGTCATCTTGGAATTTGCGCgcgaaataagaaatattatatgcTGTGTTTTGTCCTCCTATAGAGTTAAAATTTCATCGGAATGA